A single Mustelus asterias chromosome 4, sMusAst1.hap1.1, whole genome shotgun sequence DNA region contains:
- the LOC144492629 gene encoding nuclear receptor coactivator 5-like — protein sequence MSAWIKSRGGPSHRPSPDGSSFATAEYNVPRESIPSILSTRQDLERDRSPLGAERVDPYRTQEVLEYYGGYGEPYNTEDYNYTWSEDSCRPEDSRRDELYQQFYREIEDDYNKEKHADCVVIALSKQQGDYAKLVGRRVQELGLLVDLVYLKLELALDTALKDVREEGSPFCVVVGGEHQSLSSCTVIILYAGHKEHRNMPLEDALDLISREHQRIFGENLEKERLEIAHKAANLADDYLHRESYDESHVVPSSVRHLLFLLGDGKHLYAEELQKVVDYLNKRKEDLEGEANSNWQNFQEGGTENYQWPHEASLQQPTGTEGYYDVGAVAQPTSKPKPLLPTPGRPPLLGHAPLSQKKPPLLGDRPIRALLPAPGHPLKLGARLQLQ from the exons ATGTCTGCTTGGATAAAGTCGAGGGGAGGtccatcacacagacccagcccaGATGGaag TTCATTTGCAACAGCAGAATATAACGTTCCAAGAGAATCCATACCAAG CATCCTCTCGACTCGGCAAGATCTAGAGCGAGACCGATCACCTTTGGGAGCTGAAAGAGTTGATCCTTACAG GACTCAGGAAGTGTTGGAATATTATGGTGGTTATGGTGAGCCTTACAACACAGAGGATTACAACTACACCTGGAGCG AAGATAGCTGCAGACCTGAGGATAGTCGCCGAGATGAGCTCTATCAGCAGTTCTATAGAGAGATAGAGGATGACTACAATAAAGAGAAACATGCTGACTGTGTAGTTATAGCTCTAAGCAAACAACAAGG GGATTACGCCAAACTGGTAGGGCGGCGTGTGCAAGAACTGGGACTTCTCGTGGATCTTGTGTACCTTAAATTAGAGTTGGCTCTTGATACTGCTTTGAAAGATGTTCGAGAAGAAGGTTCCCCATTTTGTGTCGTTGTTGGTGGAGAACATCAGTCTCTTTCTTCTTGCACGGTGATTATTTTGTATGCAGGCCACAAAG AACATCGTAATATGCCTTTGGAAGATGCTTTGGACCTGATTTCTCGTGAGCACCAACGCATATTTGGTGAAAATTTGGAGAAAGAACGACTTGAGATTGCTCACAAAGCAGCGAATTTGGCAGATGATTACCTTCATCGTGAGTCTTATGATGAAAGTCATGTTGTGCCAAGCAGCGTTCGGCATCTCCTCTTTCTGCTAGGTGATGGAAAGCATCTTTATGCTGAAGAGCTTCAAAAAGTGGTTGACTACTTGAACAAAAGAAAAGAGGACCTTGAAGGAG AGGCAAACAGTAATTGGCAAAACTTTCAGGAAGGGGGAACTGAAAATTATCAATGGCCACATGAAG CTTCTCTTCAACAACCCACTGGAACTGAAGGTTACTATGATGTTGGCGCTGTTGCGCAACCCACCAGCAAGCCTAAACCCCTCCTTCCAACACCAGGCAGGCCACCCCTTTTGGGTCATGCACCTCTTTCTCAGAAAAAACCTCCACTTTTGGGTGATCGGCCAATCAGGGCCCTTTTGCCTGCTCCAG GTCATCCGTTAAAACTAGGTGCTAGACTCCAGCTGCAGTAA